The Stenotrophomonas sp. BIO128-Bstrain region ATCCTCCAGGTCCAGCTCGGCGGCGTGTTCCATCAAGCGCACGCTGGTGACGTTGGTGAACAGCTCCGACAGCAGGGTATCGGCGTAGCTGACCATGCGGCCAAGCAGGTCCGAGGCCATCGCCAGGCCGAACTCGAGCGCGAGCAGGCCCAGCAGGGGATTGAGCAGGCCACTGGACAGCGCCTCGCCGAACGGCGGGAAGCCGGCATCATGCTGGCTGAGCTGCACGGCGGCATCGATGATCAACTTGCCGACGTACAACATCGCCACCGGCAGCAACGCACGGATCACGCGCAGGCCGAGGCTGGCCAGGGTCAGCCCCGGGCTGGTCTGCCAGACCTGGCGCAGGAACGGGGGCAGGTTGCGCATCGCATTGACGCGCTCACGCAGGCTGGGATTCTTCTGGCCGGGTGCACCGGCAGCGGGGGAGGCGGGCATGGGCGGTGTTGTGCGCGCCGTGACCGTGGTTGATGCATGAAGTCAGTGCCTGCGCAGATTGCAGACGCGTACGTCCCGCAGAACGGTGCAGCCGGTACACCGCTACCCGGTAGTGCCGGCCGCTGGCCGGCTCCAGGTGGCATCCAGCATCGTGCGGAGCCGGCCAGCGGCCGGCACTACCCGTGCAGCATGACGATCATGCGGAGCCGGCCAGCGGCCGGCACTACCCGTTGCTTATGGCAGCGGCGGCAGCAGGCCGGCGCCGAGGCGGTTCCAGGCGTTGATCACCGCGATGCCCATGCTCAGGTCGCTGATGCCCTTCTCATCGAAATGCGGTGCCAGGGCGTCGTAGGCGGCATCGGACGGGGCGGCGCTGCTCAAGCGGGTCAGCGCCTCGGCCCAGCCCAGCGCGGCGCGCTCGCGCGCATCGAAGAAGCGGCTCTCGTGCCAGGCTGGCAGCGTATCGAGCTTGCGCGGTTCGATGCCGCCCTTGCGCAGGGTGGTGGCATGCATGTCCATGCAGTAGCCGCAGCCATTGATCTGCGAGACACGCAGGAACACCAGTTCCATCAATACGGGGTCGATCGAACTGTCGTGCACGGCCTTGCTGGTGGCGAGCAGGCCCTTGAAGGCCTCGGCGGCGAGGCGGGTGTATGGAACGCGCGGTGAGGTGGACATCGGGGACTCCATGACGGCCGCAATGGCCGTCTTCATCAGGAGGACGCGCCAGCATCGCGCGCTGTGACAAGGCCGGTGAGTTTTTCCGGATTGAGCACGCTGAGCACGCGCACGATCCGTCCGGCATCGACCGTGATCATCGTCACCGAGTGCAGCTGGTCGCCCGCGAAACGCAGGATCGCCGGCTCGCCATTGACCTGGCCGAGCTGCGCCGGATGCTGGCCGTTGCGGCGCGCGATCGCCCAGTACAGCTGCGCGATGCGCTCGGCGCCGAGCAGGGGGCGGATCGCTGCGGTCACGCGGCCACCGCCGTCGGAGATCATCTCGGCATTGGCATCAAGCAGGGCGCGGATCGCTTCCAGATCACCCTGCTGCGAGGCGTCCATGAAGCGCGCCAGCAGGTCGCGGTGCTGGGCGGGCGAGACCGTGAAGCGTGGGGCGCCCGTCTGCAGTCGCTGCCGCGCCCGGTGCACCAGTTGCCGGCAGTTGGCGGGGGAGTGCTCCAGCAGGGGCGCGATGTCCGGGTAGTCGTAGTCGAACACATCCTTGAGCAGGAAGGCGGCGCGCTCATCCGGCTTGAGCTGCTCCAGCAGCGCCAGGAAAGCCACCGAGACCTCGTCGGCGAGGGCATGGCGCTCGGCTGGGTCCTGCAGCGGGTCCGGGTCCAGGGCGATCTCCAGCGGCTCGGGCAGCCACGGCCCGACGTACTCCACGCGCGCGCTGCGCAGGGCGCGCAGCCGGTCCAGGCCGAGCCGGGTGGTGGCCGTCACCAGCCAGCCCTCCGGGTCGCGGATCACGCCGGTGTCGGCGCCCTGCCAGCGCAGCCAGGCGTCCTGGACGATGTCCTCGGCGTCGCTGCGGCTGCCCAGCAGGCGGTAGGCCAGGGCGAACAGGCGGGGGCGGTGGGTCTGGAAGGTATCGGTCGGGGTCATGCCAGGAGGACGCGGCCGGGCAGGCCGCTGTGACAAGGCGGGGCGCCCACTGTGCACCAAACCCCGCCACCGCGAGCGATTCTCAACGCCGCCGGGCGGTAGTTGTTAAAATCGGCGGTTCAACCCCCGCCAGCCTCCAGCAAGCGAGCAAGTCGTGACATCGATCAAGCAGGAAGACCTCATCCAGTCCATCGCCGACGCGCTGCAGTACATCTCGTACTACCACCCGGTCGATTACATCAAGAGCCTCAACGCTGCCTATGAGCGCGAAGAGTCGCCGGCCGCGAAGGAGGCGATGGCCCAGATCCTGATCAATTCGCGCATGTGCGCCGAAGGCCACCGGCCGATCTGCCAGGACACCGGCATCGTCACCGTGTTCCTGGAAATCGGCATGAACGTGCGCTGGGACGACGCCACCATGGGCGTGGAGGACATGGCCAACGAAGGCGTGCGCCGCGCCTACAACTACCCGGACAACAAGCTGCGCGCCTCGGTGCTGGCCGATCCGGCCGGCAAGCGCATCAACACCAAGGACAACACGCCGGGCGTGGTCAACGTCAAGGTGGTGCCAGGTGACACCGTGGAGGTGATCGTCGCGGCCAAGGGCGGCGGTTCGGAAGCCAAGAGCAAGTTCGCCATGCTCAACCCGTCCGACTCGATCGTGGACTGGGTACTCAAGACCGTGCCGACCATGGGCGCCGGCTGGTGCCCGCCGGGCATGCTCGGCATCGGCATCGGCGGCACCGCCGAGAAGGCGATGCTGCTGGCCAAGGAATCGCTGATGGAGCCGATCGACATCAACGAGCTCAAGGCCCGTGGCGCCTCCAACCGCGCCGAAGAGCTGCGCCTGGAGCTGTTCGACAAGGTCAACGCGCTGGGCATCGGTGCGCAGGGCCTGGGCGGCCTGACCACCGTGCTGGACATC contains the following coding sequences:
- a CDS encoding carboxymuconolactone decarboxylase family protein — encoded protein: MSTSPRVPYTRLAAEAFKGLLATSKAVHDSSIDPVLMELVFLRVSQINGCGYCMDMHATTLRKGGIEPRKLDTLPAWHESRFFDARERAALGWAEALTRLSSAAPSDAAYDALAPHFDEKGISDLSMGIAVINAWNRLGAGLLPPLP
- a CDS encoding RNA polymerase sigma-70 factor — its product is MTPTDTFQTHRPRLFALAYRLLGSRSDAEDIVQDAWLRWQGADTGVIRDPEGWLVTATTRLGLDRLRALRSARVEYVGPWLPEPLEIALDPDPLQDPAERHALADEVSVAFLALLEQLKPDERAAFLLKDVFDYDYPDIAPLLEHSPANCRQLVHRARQRLQTGAPRFTVSPAQHRDLLARFMDASQQGDLEAIRALLDANAEMISDGGGRVTAAIRPLLGAERIAQLYWAIARRNGQHPAQLGQVNGEPAILRFAGDQLHSVTMITVDAGRIVRVLSVLNPEKLTGLVTARDAGASS
- a CDS encoding fumarate hydratase; its protein translation is MTSIKQEDLIQSIADALQYISYYHPVDYIKSLNAAYEREESPAAKEAMAQILINSRMCAEGHRPICQDTGIVTVFLEIGMNVRWDDATMGVEDMANEGVRRAYNYPDNKLRASVLADPAGKRINTKDNTPGVVNVKVVPGDTVEVIVAAKGGGSEAKSKFAMLNPSDSIVDWVLKTVPTMGAGWCPPGMLGIGIGGTAEKAMLLAKESLMEPIDINELKARGASNRAEELRLELFDKVNALGIGAQGLGGLTTVLDIKVKDFPTHAANLPVAMIPNCAATRHAHFTLDGSGPVMLDPPSLEDWPQITYDASKGTRVDLDTITPEDVASWKPGQTLLLNGKLLTGRDAAHKRMVEMLDKGEPLPVDLKGRFIYYVGPVDPVRDEVVGPAGPTTATRMDKFTRQVLEQTGLLGMVGKAERGPAAIEAIRDNKSAYLMAVGGSAYLVSKAIKAAKVVGFADLGMEAIYEFTVQDMPVTVAVDSTGESVHQTGPREWQARIGKIPVVVA